A window from Vibrio cortegadensis encodes these proteins:
- the ubiE gene encoding bifunctional demethylmenaquinone methyltransferase/2-methoxy-6-polyprenyl-1,4-benzoquinol methylase UbiE, with amino-acid sequence MTDTSVQSNSALETQETTHFGFETVAKEEKVAKVAEVFHSVAAKYDIMNDLMSGGVHRLWKRFTIDCSGVRPGQRILDLGGGTGDLTAKFSRIVGEKGHVILADINNSMLNVGRDKLRDNGIVGNVHYVQANAEELPFPDNYFDCITISFCLRNVTDKDKALQSMFRVLKPGGRLLVLEFSKPVLEPLSKIYDAYSFHLLPKMGELIANDADSYRYLAESIRMHPNQETLKGMMENAGFENASYYNLTGGIVALHRGYKF; translated from the coding sequence ATGACGGATACGAGTGTGCAATCAAATTCAGCTTTAGAAACACAAGAAACCACTCACTTTGGTTTTGAAACGGTCGCGAAAGAAGAAAAAGTCGCGAAAGTAGCAGAGGTATTTCACTCTGTAGCCGCAAAATACGACATCATGAACGATCTTATGTCGGGTGGTGTTCACCGTTTATGGAAGCGTTTCACCATTGATTGTAGTGGTGTTCGCCCTGGTCAGCGTATTCTAGATTTAGGCGGCGGCACAGGCGATTTAACCGCTAAGTTTTCACGCATTGTCGGTGAAAAAGGCCACGTAATTCTTGCTGATATCAACAACTCAATGCTGAACGTTGGTCGTGACAAACTGCGCGATAACGGCATTGTGGGTAACGTTCATTACGTACAAGCGAATGCGGAAGAGCTACCTTTCCCTGATAACTACTTTGATTGCATTACCATCAGTTTCTGTTTACGTAATGTGACAGACAAAGACAAAGCACTGCAATCTATGTTCCGAGTGTTAAAGCCCGGTGGTCGCTTGCTGGTACTTGAGTTTTCAAAACCAGTTCTTGAGCCCCTTTCTAAGATTTATGACGCTTACTCATTCCACCTATTACCTAAAATGGGAGAGTTGATTGCGAACGATGCTGATAGCTACCGTTATTTAGCGGAGTCTATTCGCATGCATCCAAATCAAGAGACGCTGAAAGGGATGATGGAAAACGCAGGTTTTGAAAATGCGAGCTACTACAACCTAACGGGTGGCATTGTTGCGCTACACCGTGGTTATAAATTTTAA
- a CDS encoding ubiquinone biosynthesis accessory factor UbiJ: MPFDPLVTAVIETSLNTLVNDDPNLVRRLSRLKGQVIQVHLKELNKSLTFVFSQQIDVLADYEAKPDCYLSLNLSVLPELREQANITKLIKQDKLILEGDIQLAQKFAQLMTDCKPDLEEWLSRVTGDVVAHTVVQGAKNVGSFLYQQAEKQQSNFAQVLTEEWKIAPAPLEIAYFCDQVDELKSSVSRLESKLNALLEKV; encoded by the coding sequence ATGCCATTTGATCCGCTTGTCACCGCAGTGATTGAAACTTCGCTTAATACCCTTGTAAATGACGACCCCAACTTGGTGCGTCGTTTATCGCGCTTAAAAGGGCAAGTGATTCAGGTTCATCTGAAAGAACTCAATAAGAGTTTAACGTTCGTTTTTAGCCAACAAATAGACGTGTTGGCCGATTATGAAGCCAAACCAGACTGTTACCTTAGTTTGAATTTGTCCGTACTTCCGGAGTTGCGTGAGCAGGCCAACATCACCAAGCTGATTAAACAAGATAAGCTGATCTTAGAAGGTGATATTCAATTGGCGCAGAAGTTTGCTCAACTCATGACAGATTGCAAACCTGATCTCGAAGAGTGGTTGTCTCGTGTGACGGGAGATGTGGTCGCACATACTGTCGTTCAAGGCGCGAAAAATGTGGGAAGCTTTTTGTATCAACAAGCAGAAAAACAACAATCGAATTTCGCACAAGTCTTAACGGAAGAGTGGAAAATTGCTCCGGCACCGTTAGAAATTGCCTATTTTTGCGATCAAGTGGATGAACTTAAGAGTTCGGTTTCTCGATTAGAATCGAAACTGAACGCCTTGTTGGAGAAAGTATGA